Below is a genomic region from Pseudomonas svalbardensis.
TGTCTTTGATGAAAGGCTGCACTTGCGCCTCGACGCCAGCCGCGCGATAGCGCTCTGCAGTCACTTCATCGTGGTTTTTGCCGGCCTGATGAAACACTTCCGGGCGCAGGTCGGGGGCGACTTGCGACAGGGCTTCAGGCAGCAACTTGTTCAACGGTTCTGCGCCCAGGCTTCCACCCAGGATCAGCAAACGCGCCTTGCGACCGGCCAGCGCCTGTCGCGGTGTTTCGAGGAACAGCTCGGTGCGCACCGGGTTACCGGTGGTCCGACGGCTGCCCGACAGGGTAAAGGTGTCGGGGAACGCTTCACAGACTCGGGCGGCCAACGGCACCAGCAACCGATTGGCGGTACCGGCCACGGCGTTCTGCTCATGAACGATCACCGGCACGCCGGCCAGTTTGGCTGCAACGCCACCAGGACCGGTCACATAACCACCAAAGCCGACGACACACACCGGCCGCAGCTGACGAATGATCGCCCGCGCCTGCCAGATGGATTTGAGCAACATGAACGGCGCCTTGAGCAGGGACAATTTGCCCTTGCCGCGCAGACCGCTGGCATTGATTCGATGCAGTTCGATGCCGGCCACTGGAACCAGATCGTTCTCAATGCCGCGCGGGGTCCCGAGCCAATGCACGGTGTAACCACGGGCCTGGAATTCGCGAGCACAGGCCAGCGCCGGGAACACGTGGCCACCGGTGCCGCCGGCCATGATCAATACGTTAGCGCCCATGGGTCGGCTCCTCGGCGAAGTCGCTCTCATGGAACTCCATCTCTTCGCTGCCCAAGTGGGTTCGACTTTCCCATTCAATGCGCAGCAACAAGCCGAGACAGGCACAGCAGATCACCAACGAACTGCCGCCATAACTGAGGAACGGCAGGGTCAGACCTTTGGTTGGCAACAACCCGACGTTCACCCCGATGTTGATCAGGAACTGACCAATCCACAGGAACGACAAGCCGTACGCGATGTAGGCGGCGAAAAATTGCTTGGCCTTCTCGGCCCAATAACCGATGTACATGCCACGAATACAGACAAAGACGAACAGCGCCACCGTGCACAAAGAACCCACAGCACCCAACTCTTCGGCCAGGACCGAGAACACGAAGTCGGTGTGGGCTTCCGGCAGGTAGAACTGTTTCTGCACGCTGTTGCCCAGGCCAACGCCCAGCCATTCGCCGCGACCAAAAGCGATCAACGCTTGAGACAACTGATAGCCAGCACCGAACTGGTCGGCCCACGGATCCGCAAAGTTGGTCAGGCGCGCCATTCGATACGGCTGCACTTGAATCAACAACACCACCGCCGCGACCGCCAGGACAACCATCAAGGAAAAACGGAACAGCCCGACCCCGCCGAGGAACAGCATTGCAGCAGCAGCCCCCATCATCACGACCGTGGCGCCGAAGTCCGGCTCCATCAGCAACAGACCCGCCATTGGCAGCAGAACGATGAACGGCTTGAAGAAGCCCATCCAGCTTTCACGCACTTCTTTCTGGCGACGCACCAGGTAACCGGCCAGGTAAATAACGACAAAGACCTTGGCGATTTCCGACGGCTGAACGTTGAAGAAACTGAAGCCGATCCAGCGCATCGAACCGTTCACTTCACGACCGATCCCCGGGATGATCACCATCACCAGCAAACCGAACGCACCAATCAGCATCAGCCAGCCCAGGCGTTGCCAGGTGGCGATCGGAATCATCATGGTGACGATGCAGGCACCCAGGCCCAGCACGATGTAAATAAGGTGGCGAATCATGTAATACAGGGCACTGCCCGACTGCACCGCAGCCACTTCGGTCGAGGCCGATGCAATCATGACCAGCCCGAGGCCGATCAACGCCAGGCAGCCGGCGAGCATCGGGAAGTCGAGGTCGATGCCGCGCCCGGTGATGATCGGCGACGGATAGGGCTTGATGATGTTCATCAGGCTCATACCAGATCCTCCACAGCGCGGACGAACTGGTGACCACGGTCTTCGTAATTCTTGAACATGTCGAAACTGGCGCAGGCCGGGGACAGCAGCACCGCGTCGCCCTTTTCTGCGATGGCGCGGCATTGCTCGACCGCTTCGACCAGCGAGTTGACGCGAATCAGTGGCACGGCATCGCCGATGGCCTGAGCGATCAGCTCGGAGTCGCGGCCCATCAACACCACGGCGCGGCAGTTGGCCGTCACCGGATCACGCAGGTCCTTGAACTCGGCACCCTTGCCGTCGCCACCGGCGATCAGCACGAGTTTGCCGTCGATGTCCGCGCCCAGGCCTTCGATGGCAGCCAGTGCGGCACCGACGTTGGTGGCTTTGGAATCGTTGTAGTAGCTCACGCCATTCAGGTCACGGACCCACTGGCAGCGATGCTCAAGCCCGGCAAAGGTACGCAGGCTCGAGAGCATGGCATCGAACGGCAAGCCGACCGCGTGCCCCAGCGCCAATGCCGCCAGAGCATTGGACTGGTTGTGGGCGCCGCGAATTTTCAACTCGCGCACCGGCATCAGGTTCTGGAATTCGAAGGCCAGGTACTTCTCGCCGTCTTCTTCGCGGATACCGAATGCCTTGAAATCGGGCTTGCTCAAACCGAAAGTCCAGCACGGCTGACCTTCGC
It encodes:
- the murG gene encoding undecaprenyldiphospho-muramoylpentapeptide beta-N-acetylglucosaminyltransferase; amino-acid sequence: MGANVLIMAGGTGGHVFPALACAREFQARGYTVHWLGTPRGIENDLVPVAGIELHRINASGLRGKGKLSLLKAPFMLLKSIWQARAIIRQLRPVCVVGFGGYVTGPGGVAAKLAGVPVIVHEQNAVAGTANRLLVPLAARVCEAFPDTFTLSGSRRTTGNPVRTELFLETPRQALAGRKARLLILGGSLGAEPLNKLLPEALSQVAPDLRPEVFHQAGKNHDEVTAERYRAAGVEAQVQPFIKDMAQAYGWADLVVCRAGALTISELAAAGLPSMLVPLPHAIDDHQTRNADYLAREGAAFLMPQRTTGAADLAARLTEVLMQPQRLTDMATAARRLAKPDATRNVVDTCLEVAHG
- the ftsW gene encoding putative lipid II flippase FtsW, whose amino-acid sequence is MSLMNIIKPYPSPIITGRGIDLDFPMLAGCLALIGLGLVMIASASTEVAAVQSGSALYYMIRHLIYIVLGLGACIVTMMIPIATWQRLGWLMLIGAFGLLVMVIIPGIGREVNGSMRWIGFSFFNVQPSEIAKVFVVIYLAGYLVRRQKEVRESWMGFFKPFIVLLPMAGLLLMEPDFGATVVMMGAAAAMLFLGGVGLFRFSLMVVLAVAAVVLLIQVQPYRMARLTNFADPWADQFGAGYQLSQALIAFGRGEWLGVGLGNSVQKQFYLPEAHTDFVFSVLAEELGAVGSLCTVALFVFVCIRGMYIGYWAEKAKQFFAAYIAYGLSFLWIGQFLINIGVNVGLLPTKGLTLPFLSYGGSSLVICCACLGLLLRIEWESRTHLGSEEMEFHESDFAEEPTHGR